Proteins co-encoded in one Coriobacterium glomerans PW2 genomic window:
- a CDS encoding zinc metallopeptidase — translation MPMYFAYGFGLDPVYLVLVVVSLAMGLLTQSYINKTYRTWSKVRSDGATGADVARRMLDSSGCTQVGIKSVAGRLTDHYDPRDNNLYLSDENLRGGSVASIAVACHEAGHAIQRERGYALMRVRTALVPVVNFTQGAWMFVFIFGVMLSAVNLQMLAIVLFAFSVVFQVVTLPVEIDASRRAVAYIEGSGMSELNVSGARSVLTAAALTYVAAALSSIMQLIYLLSRSSRRN, via the coding sequence ATGCCCATGTATTTCGCATACGGATTCGGTCTCGATCCGGTTTATCTGGTCTTGGTCGTCGTCTCCCTGGCCATGGGACTTCTCACGCAGTCCTATATCAACAAGACCTACCGAACGTGGTCGAAAGTCCGCTCGGATGGTGCCACCGGTGCCGATGTCGCTCGTCGCATGCTCGACTCGAGCGGCTGCACGCAGGTTGGTATCAAAAGCGTCGCCGGCCGACTCACCGACCATTACGACCCCAGGGACAACAACCTCTACCTGAGTGATGAGAATCTTCGCGGCGGCTCGGTCGCCAGCATCGCGGTGGCCTGCCATGAGGCGGGCCATGCGATTCAGCGCGAGAGGGGATACGCGTTGATGCGCGTTCGCACGGCGCTCGTGCCTGTTGTCAACTTCACGCAGGGGGCGTGGATGTTCGTGTTCATCTTCGGGGTGATGCTCAGCGCCGTGAACCTGCAGATGCTCGCTATCGTCCTGTTCGCGTTCTCCGTCGTCTTCCAAGTCGTGACGCTTCCTGTCGAGATCGATGCGAGCCGCCGCGCGGTCGCCTACATCGAGGGCTCCGGTATGAGCGAGCTCAACGTCTCCGGCGCGCGCAGCGTGCTCACCGCGGCGGCTCTCACCTATGTCGCAGCCGCGCTCAGCTCGATCATGCAATTGATCTATCTGCTCAGCCGCTCCTCTCGCAGGAATTGA
- the xseA gene encoding exodeoxyribonuclease VII large subunit codes for MSGWDLTGGVRDAGEGALTVSQAVQRASDALETIPSLTVIGEVTGFRGPNARSGHCYFQIKDEAAAVDCIIWRGAYAKRPVDLRDGMQAQFTGAFNLYKPQGRMSFVARSFALAGEGLLRQQVAALAEKLRREGLMEEARKRPIAAFCSRVAVVTSLSGAVIDDVKRTLRRRNPLVELICVGAKVQGEGAADELIEGLRRAASTRPAPDCILLVRGGGSFEDLMTFNDERLARAVAGSPVPVVTGIGHEPDTSICDMVSDRRASTPTAAAESVAPDMSDLIEVLSSREHRIALAMAARVRTAAKECAMLEQRDRRAISGYLDRAQMTLSAWAARPCLLDPTQIVDRRRSELAQTSDRLAQALVRAQARYDDDLARLVPRFKESASRLSDRRHELVLSASRLSHVGRDALADARSGLASDAASLDALSPLAVLARGYSIAYGDAGVAGSIELFSAGDEMRLRMVDGELAATVTSVSPGEACSDGSSPAAPRSGRG; via the coding sequence ATGAGCGGTTGGGATCTGACAGGTGGGGTACGTGATGCGGGCGAGGGGGCGCTCACGGTGTCGCAGGCGGTTCAGCGAGCATCCGATGCGCTGGAGACCATTCCCTCGCTCACCGTTATCGGCGAGGTCACAGGGTTTCGCGGACCGAATGCGCGAAGCGGACACTGTTACTTTCAGATCAAGGACGAGGCTGCCGCCGTCGACTGCATAATATGGCGCGGCGCCTACGCGAAGAGGCCGGTCGATCTCCGTGATGGCATGCAGGCGCAGTTCACCGGCGCGTTCAATCTGTACAAACCTCAGGGACGCATGAGCTTCGTGGCTCGCTCGTTCGCACTCGCCGGAGAGGGGCTTTTGCGTCAGCAGGTCGCTGCGCTCGCAGAGAAGCTCCGGCGCGAGGGACTCATGGAGGAGGCGCGAAAGCGGCCCATTGCGGCGTTCTGCTCACGAGTGGCGGTGGTGACCTCGCTTTCCGGGGCGGTGATCGATGACGTAAAACGCACGCTGCGTCGACGCAACCCGCTTGTGGAGCTCATCTGCGTCGGCGCCAAGGTGCAAGGGGAGGGCGCCGCCGACGAGCTCATCGAGGGCCTTCGACGCGCCGCGTCAACGAGACCGGCACCCGATTGCATTCTGCTGGTGAGAGGCGGCGGTTCGTTCGAGGACCTCATGACATTCAATGACGAGCGGCTCGCGCGCGCCGTAGCTGGAAGTCCCGTGCCGGTGGTGACCGGTATCGGACATGAACCGGATACCTCGATCTGCGACATGGTGAGCGATCGGCGCGCCTCGACGCCCACGGCGGCGGCCGAATCCGTCGCACCGGACATGAGCGACCTCATCGAGGTCCTGAGCAGCCGTGAGCATCGCATCGCGCTCGCGATGGCGGCGCGCGTGCGCACGGCGGCCAAGGAGTGCGCGATGCTCGAGCAGCGGGACCGTCGCGCGATCAGCGGCTACTTGGATCGGGCTCAGATGACGCTTTCAGCTTGGGCCGCGCGTCCATGCCTGCTCGACCCCACGCAAATCGTCGATCGACGTCGCTCAGAGCTCGCCCAGACATCCGATCGGCTTGCGCAGGCGCTCGTGAGGGCTCAGGCGCGCTATGATGATGATCTCGCACGGCTTGTTCCGCGGTTCAAGGAGAGCGCATCGAGGCTCTCGGATCGCAGACATGAGCTGGTGCTGAGCGCCTCGCGGTTGAGCCATGTCGGACGCGATGCGCTCGCAGACGCCCGAAGCGGACTGGCATCGGATGCAGCCTCGCTCGATGCTCTGTCCCCCTTGGCCGTGTTGGCCCGCGGCTATTCGATCGCCTACGGAGACGCGGGCGTCGCTGGTAGCATCGAGCTGTTCTCAGCAGGAGATGAGATGCGCCTTCGCATGGTCGACGGCGAGCTCGCAGCGACGGTCACATCCGTATCGCCGGGAGAGGCATGTTCGGATGGGAGCTCGCCTGCGGCACCCCGTTCGGGGCGCGGGTGA
- the xseB gene encoding exodeoxyribonuclease VII small subunit: MADQKRIEDLSYKEASQELERIIRSLESGDMELEDSLESYSRGVELLKSLRGRLADAEQKVSVLLADVDGADELVCADPGKDDDSPNF; encoded by the coding sequence ATGGCTGATCAGAAGCGCATCGAAGATCTGAGCTACAAGGAGGCCTCTCAGGAACTTGAGCGCATCATCCGAAGCCTCGAGTCGGGTGACATGGAACTGGAGGACTCGCTCGAGAGCTACTCACGCGGTGTCGAGCTCTTGAAAAGTCTGCGGGGCCGTCTTGCAGATGCCGAGCAGAAGGTCTCGGTTCTGCTCGCCGATGTTGACGGAGCGGACGAGCTCGTCTGCGCCGATCCGGGGAAGGACGATGACAGCCCCAACTTCTGA
- a CDS encoding HIT domain-containing protein, whose translation MQDCIFCRIAAHEITARVVYEDDEVIAFDDNSPQAPVHTLVVPKHHYDSIIDDVPGETLAAMARAVRVVAERKGLKDGFRVITNTGEAAGQTVGHLHFHVLGGKDLAAKLI comes from the coding sequence ATGCAGGACTGCATCTTCTGCCGGATCGCCGCGCACGAGATCACCGCGCGGGTCGTGTACGAGGACGATGAGGTCATCGCTTTTGACGATAACTCACCTCAGGCGCCGGTGCACACGCTTGTCGTGCCCAAGCATCATTACGACAGCATCATCGATGACGTACCGGGCGAGACGCTCGCTGCAATGGCCCGCGCCGTGCGCGTGGTCGCCGAGCGCAAGGGGCTCAAGGATGGCTTTCGGGTGATCACCAACACCGGCGAGGCTGCCGGACAGACGGTCGGGCATCTTCATTTCCACGTGCTCGGTGGAAAGGACCTTGCTGCGAAGCTCATCTAG
- a CDS encoding acetate/propionate family kinase, with the protein MNVLVVNAGSSSLKYQLLDTESREVFAKGNCECIGQDKGIFGHAELGGDKVKEDAVFPDHKTAISLVLKTLNELDISIDGIGHRIVQGGWYFDDSVIVDDDAMAKILEVAPLAPLHNYCEAEAIDYCRSAFPELPNVAVFDTSFHMTIPECAHTYALPKDIREKFHIRKYGAHGTSHRYEWMRAHEILGDKVHRLLSCHLGNGCSLAAIVDGYCMDTTMGLTPLDGLMMGTRCGSIDPATVCYLQREGGYTYDEVDDIMNKRSGFLAMSELTNDVRVIRDRATEGDPKCLMAFDMFGYRLVTMAGAMIAGMGGLDTISFAAGIGENDPTTRKAFCDMFEWFGVHIDLARNEIRSDEPRIISTDDSPIRVMVIPTDEEYMIALDVKRLVEAR; encoded by the coding sequence ATGAACGTACTAGTAGTCAACGCTGGCAGTTCCAGCCTGAAGTATCAGCTTCTCGACACGGAGTCCCGCGAGGTGTTCGCGAAGGGCAATTGCGAGTGCATCGGCCAGGACAAGGGCATCTTCGGTCATGCCGAGCTGGGGGGCGACAAGGTCAAGGAGGATGCGGTCTTTCCCGATCACAAGACGGCGATCTCCCTGGTCCTGAAGACCCTGAACGAGCTCGACATCTCGATCGACGGCATCGGACACCGCATCGTGCAGGGCGGTTGGTACTTCGATGACTCGGTCATCGTCGACGACGATGCGATGGCCAAGATCCTCGAGGTCGCCCCGCTTGCGCCGTTGCACAACTACTGCGAGGCCGAGGCGATCGATTATTGTCGCAGCGCCTTTCCGGAGCTGCCCAACGTTGCGGTGTTCGACACATCGTTTCACATGACGATCCCCGAATGCGCCCACACCTACGCGCTGCCCAAAGACATACGCGAGAAGTTCCATATCCGGAAGTACGGCGCGCATGGCACGTCGCACCGCTACGAGTGGATGCGGGCGCATGAGATCCTGGGAGACAAGGTCCATCGCCTGCTCTCCTGTCATCTGGGCAACGGCTGCTCGCTCGCTGCGATCGTTGACGGCTACTGCATGGACACCACGATGGGCCTGACCCCGCTCGATGGCCTCATGATGGGGACGCGCTGCGGCTCGATCGATCCGGCTACCGTGTGCTATCTGCAGCGCGAGGGCGGCTACACCTACGATGAGGTCGACGACATCATGAACAAGCGCTCCGGCTTCCTTGCGATGTCCGAGCTCACCAATGACGTGCGCGTCATCCGCGACCGGGCGACCGAGGGCGATCCGAAGTGCCTCATGGCCTTCGACATGTTCGGCTACCGTCTCGTGACCATGGCCGGGGCCATGATCGCGGGCATGGGCGGCCTCGACACGATCTCCTTCGCCGCCGGCATCGGCGAGAACGATCCGACGACGCGCAAGGCCTTCTGCGATATGTTCGAGTGGTTCGGCGTGCACATCGATCTGGCGCGCAATGAGATCAGAAGCGACGAGCCCCGCATCATCTCGACCGATGACTCGCCGATCCGCGTCATGGTGATCCCCACCGACGAGGAGTACATGATCGCGCTCGACGTGAAACGGCTCGTGGAGGCGCGTTAG
- the pta gene encoding phosphate acetyltransferase yields MNSFLTRMKQAAQTDLKTIVMPEGEDPRTVEAARTIVKEHLAKIIILGDPAEIDVAGVSVIDPENADRREAYARALCELRAKKGMTIEQARETIRDATYFATMMVKMGDADGLVSGACHSTADTLRPALQILKTAPGTRIVSSFMMMVVPECDLGQNGTFIFADIGLNEYPDAEQLSDIAISSATSWKAFMGTEPKVAMLSYSSKGSAKGEHVDLVREASELVSRKSPDLLCDGEMQLDTALVRSVAELKAPGSAVAGAANVLIFPNLDAGNIGYKLVQRLAGAEAYGPLLQGIAKPVNDLSRGCSVDDIVGVVAITAVQAQMAEA; encoded by the coding sequence ATGAACTCATTTCTGACTCGAATGAAACAGGCGGCGCAAACGGACCTCAAAACGATCGTGATGCCCGAGGGCGAGGATCCGCGCACCGTGGAGGCGGCGCGAACGATCGTGAAGGAGCATCTCGCCAAGATCATCATCTTGGGCGATCCCGCCGAGATCGACGTCGCAGGCGTCTCTGTGATCGATCCGGAGAACGCGGACCGCAGAGAGGCCTACGCTCGGGCTCTCTGCGAGCTGCGCGCGAAAAAGGGGATGACGATCGAGCAGGCTCGAGAAACCATACGCGACGCGACGTATTTCGCCACCATGATGGTCAAGATGGGAGACGCCGACGGTCTCGTCTCGGGCGCGTGCCACTCGACCGCTGACACGCTTCGGCCCGCGTTGCAGATACTCAAGACCGCCCCGGGCACCAGAATCGTGTCGAGTTTCATGATGATGGTCGTTCCCGAGTGCGATCTCGGCCAGAACGGAACGTTCATCTTCGCCGACATCGGCCTCAACGAGTACCCGGATGCCGAGCAGCTTTCCGACATCGCGATCTCGAGCGCCACATCCTGGAAGGCGTTCATGGGCACCGAGCCGAAGGTCGCCATGTTGAGTTACTCGTCGAAGGGCTCTGCGAAAGGCGAGCATGTCGATCTGGTGCGCGAGGCCTCCGAGCTCGTCAGCAGAAAGAGCCCGGATCTGCTGTGCGACGGCGAGATGCAGCTGGACACCGCGCTGGTGCGCTCAGTCGCCGAACTCAAGGCACCTGGTTCTGCGGTCGCCGGCGCAGCGAACGTCCTGATCTTCCCGAACCTGGACGCGGGCAACATCGGCTACAAGCTCGTCCAGCGTCTCGCCGGAGCCGAGGCGTACGGCCCGCTGCTGCAGGGCATCGCCAAGCCGGTCAACGATCTGTCACGGGGGTGCTCCGTCGATGACATCGTCGGCGTCGTCGCCATCACCGCGGTGCAGGCGCAGATGGCCGAGGCGTAA
- the glf gene encoding UDP-galactopyranose mutase, translated as MQTVSGLPEAFSPESYDMIVVGAGYAGAVCARRLAETAGFRVAVLERRDHIAGNAFDFVNDEGILVHRYGPHIYHTYNEDVHGFLSRFTKWTDYQHRVLADIDGTLMPVPFNHQSLLLAFGETRGEELYRKLISTFGADKKVPIMELRKKNDPDLIEVADYVYKNVFLFYTMKQWGQTPDEIDPSITGRVPIYIGDDDRYFPQAPFQGMPRHGYTALFENLLDHDRIDVFLNVDAREIFEITETTVKVLGRVYGGEIVYTGPLDELFGLDLGALPYRTLDMRFETLDIDRFQPVATVNYTTSEDFTRITEFKNMTGQIVPDKTTIMREYPGPYAAGTGQTPYYAIIDSKNRELYEQYAERVQNLTNFHPVGRLAEYRYYDMDAVTRSALDLSDEIIAYHA; from the coding sequence ATGCAGACAGTTTCCGGACTTCCCGAAGCCTTCAGCCCTGAATCCTATGACATGATCGTCGTCGGAGCCGGCTACGCCGGTGCCGTGTGCGCCCGGCGTCTCGCGGAAACCGCGGGTTTTCGGGTGGCGGTGCTCGAACGGCGCGATCACATCGCGGGCAACGCCTTCGACTTCGTGAACGATGAGGGGATTCTCGTCCACCGCTATGGTCCCCATATCTACCATACGTATAACGAGGATGTCCACGGCTTCCTGTCTCGCTTCACGAAGTGGACCGACTATCAGCATCGGGTGCTCGCGGATATCGACGGCACCCTCATGCCGGTGCCGTTCAACCATCAAAGTCTTCTGCTCGCGTTCGGTGAGACGCGCGGTGAAGAGCTGTATCGCAAGCTCATCTCCACCTTCGGTGCGGATAAGAAGGTTCCGATCATGGAACTGCGCAAGAAAAACGACCCCGATCTCATCGAAGTTGCTGATTACGTCTACAAGAACGTCTTCTTGTTCTACACCATGAAGCAATGGGGCCAGACCCCAGACGAGATCGACCCCTCGATCACCGGGCGCGTTCCCATCTACATCGGTGATGACGATCGGTATTTTCCGCAGGCCCCCTTCCAGGGAATGCCCCGTCACGGTTACACGGCGCTCTTCGAGAACCTGCTCGATCACGACCGCATCGATGTGTTTCTGAACGTCGACGCTCGCGAGATCTTTGAGATCACCGAGACGACCGTCAAGGTGCTCGGACGCGTCTACGGTGGCGAGATCGTCTACACCGGTCCACTTGACGAGCTGTTCGGTCTCGATCTGGGTGCGCTGCCCTACCGTACGCTCGACATGCGTTTCGAGACGCTCGACATCGATCGGTTCCAGCCGGTGGCGACGGTGAACTACACCACGAGCGAGGACTTCACACGCATCACCGAGTTCAAGAACATGACCGGACAGATCGTTCCGGATAAAACGACCATCATGCGAGAGTACCCCGGCCCCTATGCCGCCGGGACCGGCCAGACCCCCTACTATGCGATTATCGATTCCAAGAATCGAGAGCTCTATGAGCAGTACGCTGAGCGCGTGCAGAACCTGACGAACTTCCATCCGGTTGGACGTCTGGCGGAGTACCGATACTATGATATGGATGCCGTCACACGCTCGGCCCTCGACCTATCAGATGAGATCATCGCCTATCATGCGTAA
- a CDS encoding glycosyltransferase family 2 protein, with amino-acid sequence MRKVVSFGIPCYNSANDMDHCIRSILEGAGHATDIEIIIVDDGSTDETASKADAWAARAPGLIRALHQPNGGHGIAVLAGLREATGIYYKVVDSDDWLDARALASMLSVLRGFLDRAERVDLFISNYVYEKVHEDKHVAINYRSALPVGRVFGWDAIGRFRPDQNLLMHSLCYRVDVLRKAALPLPAHTFYVDNIYAYVPLPHCDTIYYADIDLYRYFIGREGQSVNESVMIRRLDQQLRVTRIMMEAYRLYEDVAAPRLRSYMMGYFTMMMAICSVFTKLSDDATARVALACLWSDLKRRDARMYRRARYGVLGVSTNLPTSLGERITIGLYRAARRIFNFN; translated from the coding sequence ATGCGTAAGGTCGTCTCGTTCGGCATCCCATGCTACAACTCAGCCAATGATATGGATCATTGCATACGCTCGATTCTCGAAGGGGCCGGACATGCGACAGACATCGAGATCATCATCGTAGATGATGGCTCGACCGATGAGACGGCATCCAAGGCGGATGCGTGGGCCGCTCGCGCCCCAGGGCTCATCCGCGCCCTGCATCAGCCGAACGGCGGGCACGGCATCGCTGTGCTGGCGGGTTTGCGCGAGGCGACCGGGATATACTACAAGGTCGTTGATTCCGATGACTGGCTCGACGCCCGGGCTCTCGCCTCCATGCTCTCGGTTCTACGCGGCTTTCTTGATCGAGCCGAGCGCGTCGATCTGTTCATCTCGAACTACGTCTACGAGAAGGTTCATGAGGACAAGCATGTCGCGATCAACTATCGCTCGGCGTTGCCCGTCGGTCGAGTTTTCGGTTGGGACGCTATCGGACGCTTCCGTCCCGATCAGAATCTTCTCATGCACAGTCTGTGCTACCGCGTCGACGTTCTGCGCAAGGCGGCGCTGCCGCTGCCCGCGCACACGTTTTACGTGGACAATATCTATGCCTATGTGCCGTTGCCGCATTGCGACACGATCTATTATGCCGATATCGACCTGTATCGGTATTTCATCGGACGCGAGGGGCAGAGTGTGAACGAGAGCGTCATGATTCGACGCCTCGATCAGCAGCTTCGCGTCACCCGTATCATGATGGAGGCGTATCGGCTCTACGAGGACGTAGCCGCCCCGCGCCTGCGTTCCTATATGATGGGCTACTTCACGATGATGATGGCCATCTGCTCGGTGTTCACAAAGCTCTCCGATGACGCGACTGCCCGCGTCGCGCTCGCTTGTCTGTGGAGCGATCTCAAGAGACGCGATGCGCGGATGTATCGTCGCGCGCGCTACGGGGTGCTCGGTGTGAGCACGAATCTTCCGACGTCGCTCGGCGAGCGGATCACGATCGGTCTGTACCGCGCCGCGAGAAGAATCTTCAATTTCAACTGA
- a CDS encoding Maf family protein: MILASRSPRRVELMRDAGYTFHVIPADIDETPLPREEPLSLVERLARTKAMSVATSAASGREIVLAADTVVIADGVALGKPKDEADARRMLARLSDRMHQVATGVCIALGANATGSEPALVSQEFTVVTDVVYYPLDQTEIDEYIASGEPFDKAGAYGIQGIGGRMLVKSISGDFYNVMGLPIAAVARHLKRLCDA, encoded by the coding sequence TTGATTCTTGCATCGCGCTCCCCGCGACGCGTTGAGCTCATGCGCGACGCCGGCTACACGTTTCACGTGATACCCGCTGATATCGATGAGACACCGCTTCCCCGTGAGGAGCCGCTCTCGCTCGTCGAGCGGTTGGCGCGCACGAAGGCGATGAGCGTCGCCACCAGCGCCGCCAGCGGGCGTGAGATCGTGCTCGCGGCGGACACCGTCGTCATAGCCGACGGCGTCGCGCTGGGGAAACCCAAAGACGAAGCTGATGCGCGCCGCATGCTCGCGCGTCTCTCGGATCGCATGCATCAGGTAGCCACCGGCGTCTGCATCGCCCTCGGCGCGAACGCGACAGGATCGGAGCCCGCGCTCGTCTCACAGGAGTTTACCGTCGTTACAGATGTGGTGTACTATCCGCTCGACCAAACGGAGATCGATGAGTACATCGCGTCGGGAGAACCCTTCGACAAGGCGGGGGCCTACGGCATCCAGGGAATCGGCGGTCGCATGCTCGTGAAGAGTATCTCCGGGGACTTCTACAACGTCATGGGACTTCCCATAGCCGCGGTCGCGAGACACCTCAAGCGTCTTTGCGATGCCTGA
- the rlmD gene encoding 23S rRNA (uracil(1939)-C(5))-methyltransferase RlmD, which translates to MRLAIERMTYGACGLAHVEDGRVAFVTGGVVGDVVEAVITSENSSHVRATATEVLEPSPSRVEPPCPLVGICGGCPWGALARQEQLAAKQENLVSALERIGRFSSERVRELVKPIRSTPQAWGYRNKIEMTPIIEGGRMRLGLHGCDPTQIVSVKTCPLFEKSFASAPRSIAGALSYLGNSRDLSLERVGIRASRRTRALEIALWTPTGGFPRAQTVRVLSDAVEATGVVRVMCKGERRARRVSAQETLHGRGSWTERLGPQELSVSAPSFFQVNTIGAEILIDLALTALSPSSDEIAIDLYSGAGTFTLPLASRCAGVAAVESFGPAVRDLRRNLERARADNVEVIGGDAVREFPDQDADVLLVDPPRAGLAAEAITLIGQTSARDVAYVSCDPATLARDLARFERDGVFRPVAVTAVDLFPQTFHCEAVAHLSRCS; encoded by the coding sequence ATGAGGCTTGCGATCGAGCGCATGACCTACGGTGCCTGCGGCCTCGCGCATGTTGAAGACGGCCGGGTCGCCTTCGTGACAGGCGGAGTCGTCGGCGACGTCGTCGAAGCAGTGATCACCTCGGAGAACTCCTCGCATGTCCGCGCGACCGCGACCGAGGTGCTCGAGCCTTCTCCATCGCGCGTCGAGCCGCCATGTCCGCTCGTTGGCATCTGCGGCGGCTGCCCCTGGGGGGCGCTCGCCCGACAAGAGCAGCTTGCCGCCAAGCAGGAGAATCTTGTCTCAGCGCTCGAGCGCATCGGAAGGTTCTCCTCGGAGCGCGTGCGGGAGCTGGTAAAACCGATTCGCAGCACTCCGCAGGCTTGGGGCTATCGCAACAAGATCGAGATGACGCCGATCATCGAAGGCGGTCGGATGCGTCTGGGCCTCCATGGATGCGATCCGACGCAGATCGTCTCGGTGAAAACGTGCCCCCTTTTTGAGAAGTCCTTCGCCAGCGCCCCGCGCTCAATCGCAGGTGCTCTCTCGTATCTGGGCAACTCGCGCGATCTGTCACTCGAACGCGTCGGTATCCGCGCGTCGCGTCGCACGCGGGCTCTGGAGATCGCGCTGTGGACACCGACGGGGGGCTTCCCGCGCGCTCAGACGGTGCGGGTTCTCTCCGACGCCGTCGAGGCGACCGGTGTGGTGCGCGTGATGTGCAAAGGGGAGAGACGGGCCAGACGCGTAAGCGCGCAGGAGACGCTGCACGGCAGAGGCTCCTGGACCGAGCGGCTCGGGCCGCAGGAGCTGAGCGTGTCCGCTCCATCGTTTTTCCAAGTCAACACTATCGGAGCGGAGATCCTTATCGATCTGGCGCTCACAGCTCTGTCGCCTTCATCCGACGAGATCGCGATCGATCTGTACAGCGGAGCGGGCACGTTCACCTTGCCGCTCGCATCTCGGTGCGCCGGCGTCGCCGCTGTGGAGTCGTTTGGACCCGCCGTCCGTGATCTCAGACGCAACCTCGAGCGCGCCCGAGCCGATAACGTGGAGGTCATCGGAGGCGACGCGGTACGCGAGTTCCCCGATCAGGACGCAGACGTGCTCCTCGTGGATCCGCCCCGCGCGGGACTCGCCGCCGAGGCGATCACCCTGATCGGCCAGACGAGCGCGCGCGATGTGGCATACGTCTCTTGCGACCCCGCGACCCTCGCCCGAGACCTCGCGCGCTTCGAACGAGACGGCGTGTTCCGACCGGTTGCCGTAACGGCAGTCGATCTCTTCCCGCAGACATTTCATTGCGAGGCCGTCGCGCATCTCTCGCGATGCTCATGA